The genomic region ttgttccaataTGGTGCTTGGTGGCATCCTCTGGCTTTGGAGAAGGCACAAGGTGCACCATGAAGCCCAAATGGGAAACATAAGAGGATGCTGTAATTTGGGGAAGTTTTACACTGCTGGTCATCAAACCCAGGACAAATTGAGTGAGGAGGTGGCTTAATACAAGGTTAAATGGTCAAGGAAAATGGTTGTATGGGCCCTGGGTAACTTGCAGCATCTTCATGTCATGGTGTGAGTGCCACAGAGCTGCACTAAAAACAAGGGGACAGGGATAGAGATAGGATGGAACCCAGGGAGGTGAGAAACACAGATGGGGAGAGGTCCCTGGAGAGCCTGGCCATGCTTCAGTGTCCCCAAAAACTGATTTGAGAGCTGCTTAGTTACTTCTTCACCACAACCACTTCCCAAGGTGCCACCTTTCCTGTCCTGAAGCCCATTTTGCAAAGGGCAAAGCAGGGATGGTGTCCCCAGTTGGTCCAGGTAAGGCAGGAGCTGGACATGGTGCACAGGGACAGTGGTGGCCTTTGGCTGGACCATTTTTGGCAGTGGTGGCAGCTGTGGGGGGGGGTCTTCTCCATGAGGTGAGAGCAGGACATCTCAGCTTGGGCTCCATTCCCAGTTAAACTGGTGGGATTTGAACCTGAGGATGGTGCCTCCATCCTCACATAGGAATAAACATCTCTCAGCCCTGGGGTTACTCAGGGAGAAActgagggaaactgaggcacatgGATGAAGACTCCTGTGGTCAAGTCAGTGGTGGGAAATGGGTCCTGCTGAGCATGTGGCTTCTTTTCCAAGAGGAGCTTTTTCCCCAAGGTCCTGCACCAACCAAGAGGGACTGGAGGATGCTGGACCAGGGAGAGGTGGCAAAAGCTAAGGAGATGCTGCACCAGTGAGGCAGTGAAGCAAATTCTGGGCTGGGAATTATGATGGGGATGTGGGGAATGTTTGTGGGGATTATGTCCTGCTCCTAAACCCTTTATCAGCTTTACCCAGatctcttttccctccccaaatcccccttTCCTGAATCTGGTAGGAGACCTGCTGAGCATTGCCAGTGTCTCACATTTCTCCAGGGTGGTGGCAGCTCCTGACTGATGCTCTGCTGGGTGGTTTCACTGGGGTTCATTATTTGTAGCCTCACTTTGCAAGAATTATTGGAGaggtggagggaggaggggaagaaaggccaggaggggaaggagatggGAGCCTCCAGCTGTGCTGTTTGCAGCAATAACAGCCAGGATTGTATTTATTAGCTCCTCAGTGGAGGGTCTGCAGCTGCACACTGAGAACCACAGGCAGCAAAGAGGCCTGGAGATTATTgttcatgaaaaagaaaaaatccaaccacaaaaaaaaataaatgaaaagccCAAAAAGAAGGCCTGGGCCAGCACTGAGGGGCACCCAGTTGAATGTTGCCTCCTGGCTTTGCCCTCCCTTATTGAAGCCAGCAGTCCCACGGAGCTTTTAGGAGATGAGAGGTTGGGAGCTGCTGTTTTTCAGCGAGCTCAAGCTCCATGAGGTCCTCTTAAAATCCTtctgccagggatggaggcaTTACCCAGCCcagaggaatttattttctctctgcttcttgcATGGTTTCAGCTGCCCCTGCCTGGGGGAGTTGGGCAGAGCACAGTGCCCAGGGCATGACCTTAGAGACAGGGGTTGGACACCTGATTTACAGTCACCTCTCTTTCCAGTAGGGAAAGAGAGGGCTGGAAAGCCTTTAGATGTAGAAAAAGATGGGGCTGCTCTAAGCTTTTTGCTCCTGGTGGGATGTGTCTCATCGGGAAGACCAGAGGCATCACCCTGGGATGTATCATCTTCCCCTGGCACTACTCATAGATCATacaaaggtttgggttggaagggaccttaaagatcctctagttccaaccttcctgccatgccagggacccctcccacagctcaggttgctccaagccccatccaacctgggctgagacactgccagggatgtggcagtcacagcttccttgggcaacatGGGCACATGTttcctcaccctcacaggaagtaatttcttcctaatgtctcacctaaatctcctcttttTCAGTCTAGAGCCAGTAGCCCTGATCCTATCACTCCAGACTTTTGCtaaaagcccctccccagctttcctgcagccccttcaggcactggaaggtgctctaaggcCTCCCCAGAGCCATTAATTCTCCAGggtgaacaaccccaactctctggCCCTCAGATTATCTTTGTGGCCTCCCCTGaacttgctccaacacctccttctttttctgccttccttttttccccttgctcaGGGAACCCATCCATATCCATCCATGCAGCATCTTTGTGCAGCTCACTGGGATGTATGAAACCAAACTACCCTGGGGGTGGGATGTACATCCACAGACATTCTGCCTTTCCCTCATGGATCAGACAGCCACCAGTGGGTCATAAAAGCCATAAAAGTGGTCCCAGAAAATGGGATTGTTTAAatatccctcagcaccacatccacacagctttgaaatccctccagggatggggactccacagCTGCCCTGGAGGGGCACTCTATGCCAGGGCCTGACAGTCCTTTCCATGATGAAATTGTCCctgatatccaatctaaacctgcTCTCTTGTCTTATAAACTCATCACTTGGGACgagagaccaactcccacctcactccaacctcctctcagggagttgcagagatccagaagttctcccctcctcctccttttctccaggctgaacacccccagctccctcagctgctcctgctcagatttctgctccagacccttccccagctccattccccttctctggacacactccagcccctcaatgtccttcttgtcacgagggacccaaaactgaccccaggatttcaggtgcagcctccccagtgcccaccccagggggacaatccctgccctgctcctgctggtggccacaccagtgctgatacaagccaggatgctggtggtcCTTGCAACCATCACTTTCCTGGACTGGGATGTGACATGTGCCATCCCAGGGACACGTGTGGCATGTGGCATTTCCCAGCCAGGCATAATGACACAGCCAAGCAGGTTTATTACCAGTTAAAACCAAGAAGTGTCCAACATGAAGAGGAGGTTTCCTCTCCCAGTGCTGCACCTCTTAACGTTTCTCTCTGGCCTGGTGTGTGGTGTTCATCCCAAAGTGCATTCCTCTGGAATTATATCATGTCTCTGGGAGATGGAATGCTATGGAAAAATATCACCATAGCAGGAGCTGACACGGGAAccagctggggatgggggtCAGGTGTGGGAGATCATCATCAGGGGATGAGGCTGCAGGAGAAACTTGCTGGGctcattttagtttttaataatTAACCAGCTAATGAAGAAGGCCCTGGGTGTTTTATGCttcaaacattttcaaacaaaactggGGGGGACCTTACAGTGGCCTTCTAGGACCTCAAGGGGACCTAGAGGAAAAGTGAGGAGGAGCTTCTTAGAAGAGCATGAAGTGATAGGAGGAGGGGTAATggttttgaactggaagaggggagatgagacattaggaagaaattctttagtttGAGGGTGGAGAGAcccaagttgcccagagaagctgtggctgccccatccctggcagtgtctcagcccaggttggatggggcttggagcaacctgagctgtgggaggggtccctgcctatggcagggggGTTGTCATGAAATTATCTATGATTTGGGGTGGTCAACCTCTGGGTGATGCTGGGAGCAAGCTCTgagctcctgcatccctggTGGGCACCTTATTTGATCCTGTGCACCCTGGAAGCCACGTGTGGCTGCTGATGCTCCAGTTTGAACCatcctgcagctggcagagccaggaggggctgggatgctcatgtcccctccccagcaagCCCCAGGAatcctcctggtgctgccaggaGGTGCCACCCTGCACTaattcctgcctttccctgctcaTGGCCTCTCTGGAAGCTTGGCaaacttcatttcctttctatttccttcatttccaaCCTCCTCCAGGCACAAACAGAGCTCAGCATCAAGCTGGGAAGCAAAACTGCCTTTCCAAAACCACTGGAGacttttcccccccccacccaacATGAAactgggagattttttttacaaaaaacacTGTTGCTGGGGtgatttaatttctcatttttccatgCTGGAGGTAGCACTGACTTTTTCCCACTCGAGGCAAAAATTCCTGGGAGTTGGGCTGTTGTTTGCTTCCAAGCTGTGGTGTTTCAAGGCAAGCAGCTCTCAGGGCAGCAAAAATCATCCAGATTTCAGCCAGGGATGTAAATCAGCTGGAACTCACTGTCTGGGCTGGCCTGCACAGGTTTCCTTTTGTCAGAGCCCAAACTACACCTTgatttcctcctcaggggggGAATGATAGATGCTGGGGGAGAGATTGCCCAAGTGGAAGAAACTATCAGCTGTTTAAACAGCTAGGATGATAAATTATCCGTGGCCTCCTGCATAGCATGAGCAGGGATTTGTGGCATGAGCAGTTGgagcaaatattattttaacagagctctccatttcttttataaagaaaggattcttttttttttttttttttttttttaactttaaagaaaaaaataatgacaaacaGAACTGAAGCTCTGAGCAAGGGATGTAACATGTTtgaaaacaaacccagagaATGAAGCTGTAGGGTTTGGAGGTGCTGGGTTCCCCCTTGATCAGTCCcatctgttttctctgcagcacaCGTGGTGGGTTGGGGGCTGCTCAGTTTTAGCTTTGAGGTTCTGGAATGTGTCTGATGCTGAAGATTTTGGCTTCACTCTTGTTAAACTTATCTATCCCATCCCCTGTAAAGTCTATGAAAAATGTCCCTGAAGGATGGAGAGCATCAGTGGGATGCTGGTTAATCACAGCAGCTTGGGCTCATCAGTTTCTCTATGTCAGGAGCTGAGAAAAGATAATAGGGATAAATGAGATGCAGGGAAAATAAAGAATGGTGTCTTGTTTTCTCCTGCCTTAGCCCTTTTGGCTGTCCACAACCCAAATtccatgttatttttttgtgagaTACAAGTCTACATTGTAAAGACAGACTTGATGCAGAGCATTGAGCTTCTTGTCCAGATCTGGAACTTCCATCTCATCTCTGTTTATGGTCATTTTGTCCATTCTTAAAATCACCTGAGCAGGGACAAAGCAACCTGCAGAGCCAATAAACCCCTGGCACAAGGTTTTGGCTACCTCCTGTAACCCTTGGGTCAAGAGGGGATGCTCCATCCCAAGCCTACCCATCCTCATCATGCCCTTAAACTCTGCCTTAAACACAAGATCCCTGCATTGTGGGAGGAGAAatgactttttctttccatccccACTTTGCTGCCTACTGTATTTTATTCTTCCATAGCCCAACAGGGTAGATTCCCCATACCACTGGGTTAATTACTTGCTAATGACTCCCCTTTTGGTGGTGGGGCTCTTGACGAGGAGTTTCACAGCCATTATTAGAAGTCATTAGAGCAGAGAGGAATTCATAgggaaatcttttctttttctttacttttttttttttttttttcctccccattccCTGCATTTCATTCTGATTTCTCCCAGTGAGGGGGAAGATGGAGCAAAAAAGTGTTCAGGATGATTTTAGCTCCAGTGTTACATTGAGGTAAAGCCATCATCCCACTGGCTGGGTTTCCTCCCATCCCAGTGCTTCACGTGTTGGTGGAGGAAATAAGAgtgaggagaagaaaactggGTTGTACATCCCTTTCTTTATGTCCTGTTGGGAAACTGGGGATGGCTCTGGTGTCTTAGGAGTTTTGCATTTCCCACCCATCTATGTGAAGGGTGATATCACCCCAAAGCAACTCCTGCAGTGGCTCCATGAAATCCAGCTGCATTTTGAAGGGCCAAGGGATTAATTGTCACCCTGCTGTCACTGACACCCAAAGTAACCCCACTGACCTCACCCAAACCCATCTCAGCAAAGATCAAACCTAACTAGCAGGTTACTTCTTGGCATCTCCCTCAATCCAAGAAGTCACAAACACCAGAAGTAGAAAACCAGGCCTGATTTATTTACAAAGCAAATACCCCAAAgcagccaacaaaaaaaaataaagaatggaTCAGAAGGCTCTGTTCCCATGTACACCAAAGCTCCTGGGTGAGGAACCACAAACTGGTTTAATAAGTTTTATAGAGGGGGGAAGAGCTGATGAGAAGCAGGCAGAGCAAAAGCTGTGGTGACCTTTACTTTCAAGGGAttcacaccagaaaaaaaaaaaaaaaagaaaaagagaaaccttGTCAGCAGCAGTTTCTTTATCATGTGGAGGGTGTGTGCCTGAGAGTTAAAGGGCTGAAAGTCTCTGGTCCTTGGCTGGTTTGAAccagctctgctgtctgccCCCATTGCATCTGGAGAGCAGGCTGAGATTGCACCTGGTGGCATCACTTGGACTCAGCCCTGGAGAGGCCACACTGGAAAAGTGTGGCTGTTGCTTGTGCTACACTTCAGCTATAagaattattcttattttacagattaattagtcaggaaaaaaaaaaataaaagtcttagGAGCACTTTTGTAGTTGGAGAGGTAATTTGGGAGCATCCTGGTGCTCCAGAGCTGCCATCCCAGCTGCCTCTCAGAACCTCTTGGGTACTTAAAGAAAGAGACAATtatccctctttcttttttttttttttttttttttctttcaatctaGAGGATTTATGGCCTCTCTCATATCCTATGcagcttgctttgctttccaaTGCTGTTCTCCCTCAGTTAGTGAGTGCAGGCATTGGGGGCCATGCTGTAAAAACTTTGGATTTTATTCACTTGCTTGGATGCAAGAGACAGAGGACAATCCCCAAATTTGCCTCCAGATAAAAAGTTGTTGTTAATCCCATTCCTCTGTCCTTGCTAGAACAGCACCTCTGGGATAGGGGAGCTCCAGCCCTTCCTTTTTGCCTCTTTAAATGTTGCTGAATTTGCTGTTAATCCAGAATTAATCTATAAAAATTACCAGGATCTGCCCACCACACTTTAGACATTTAATCTGCCCTATTTGTGAACTGCTGTTGGAAAAATGAGTCCTCTTTTCCCTGTTCCTGTGTCCAAACTGGTAACCCCAAAGTTGGGCAGCCTGATTTGCTGGAAAACTGACCCAccaaagggggagaaaaaggaagatgaggctttgaggatttttttttgttggatgAATGAACAGAACTGATTCCCCCTGGTTGCACTTGGTTGTAGGGTGGGACTTGGGTTtggaggatggagccagggatgaggtgggaagcagcagagaaaggacAACCTGCTCCAGAATGGCCAAGGGAGAGATGGGGCATCTCCAAGGATGGGTCTGATCTTAGGTGGGTTtcatcctcttttctttctctttatccCACCTGGGGTTTCTGTACTTCTTGCATATTTTAAGCTTTGTTTGGTGACTTTTGGGTCTTCAGACTACAGCTGTATTTCAGCTGGTGCTTTACCAAATGACACCTTTGGGGGTGCAGCTGGAATGGGGGAGCTGTTTCCTGACTCCATCAAACAAGGAACTTTCAAAccttggattattttttaattagtcCCTGATTTTTGGCTCCAGGGATCTTTCTGGCTTGGGGGTTGTCAGGGCAACCAGAGGTAGCCTAGGTAGAATTTATTTATCTCTGCATTCCCAAGGAGGTACCAGTCCAGGAGCAATGGGAGGAATGGGAATCCATCCAGGGTGGGATGTGCTAGCACATCTCCTTTTAGGTGGGAGTGAAGTTGCAAGGTCTCAGCTGTGGATTGGGGGAGAAAATTAAGGAAGAGAAGATGGAAATCAAGTGCAATGAGAAAACTGAATTTGCAACAACACCTTCCCAGGGCTTTCCTCTCTCCCATGCCCTCAACCATCAGCTGAGACCTCTGCAGTCTGGTTTTAAGATTAGTTTTtaatggtttggggtttttttttggcatggATATCTCAGTATAAGGTTTCCACCCAGATCCTGGCTCATGATGTTGAGGGGaatgagcagagcagggaggaggcagcagggcatCTGCAGGCTCAAGGAGAGATGTGGGATTTGAGGAGACGACTGCCACCCAGCAAGCAGCTTGGTCCAACCTCGAATCCACTATCCACCACTGGATATCTCCTTGGGATTATCTCAGGAGATTTGCTGTGCAAAAAGAATGAGCAAGATATAAAGACCAGAACCAAGCAGCCACTCAGGGCACCTGAAACGTGGCGGGTGATGCTGCCTCCTTAAAAACTCCTGTTGAAATCAGTGGGTTTAACAACACTCACACAAGCTGTCAGATGGTCAAACTTCATCCCTTGGCTTTTCACAGGAGCTATAGACATGAAGAACTCATGGCTGAAGCAGCCAGGACTGGGCTTGCTTTCTCCTGGTACCTTTCCCCTCACCAGTCCCAGGTGATGGTGCCAGCGGTTCCTGGTCCCTGGTTTTCCCTCTGGGTGAATCTCCCCGGGGTTGCAGGAGGATAACTCATCTTCCTTTTACGAGGGGCTGCCTTGGCTTCCTGCCTTTGTCaacagagcagctcagaggCAGCAATCCAGAGGCAATTGGATGTGGTTTCAGCTGCACGCTGTACGCAGATTAACTGGAAATGCCTGCGGCGAGTTTCTTCCCCCAgttcagagagagagaaagagcttTAGACTGCTCCACACAATGATAAAGCAAGCCTGGACCTGACTTAGCTCTTCCCTGATTTTCTGGCAATGCAGGAGTCTCTTTCATGGACTGGAAGATGACCAGGACTTTTATTTCCCCCTATCTTTTCTCGGAGCTATTCTAGAGGGGTTTGGGAGGCTGGGAATACTTCACACTGCTCCATCAGGGGGTTAAGAACTGGTGGTAATGGGTTGCATCTCATCACAAAGCAAATGTAGAGTTACTAAAGCAGAATTTGGGGCAGTGCAgtgaggagggaagaggcaATAGATGGGGTGTGAACACCTGATGCTGAGCTTTGCCCGCTGCATGCCGGCTGTGTCAGGTTTTgtcctggctgctggctggggacaTGGATGTTGTAGGGGGAGTCATTGGATCTACCTACTTCTAGCCACCAGTTTTGAGGCTGATTGGAAAGGGGATTCCCATATCAAAAGGAATTTGTGCAGCTGCATAGTGAAGACCAgcactgctttgatttttatcttGTATCTAGGCTGGATCTCCCTCTTggagtttaaaaccatcaccccttgccCTGTCACTACAGACCCTATTACAAAGTCTGTTCCCAGTTAAAacagaatcatcatagaatcatagaatcatagaatcctaggggttggaagggacctcgaaagatcatctagtccaaccccccctgccagagcagggccccctagagtacatcgcctaggaacgtgtccaggtgggttttgaatgtctccagtgaaggagactccacaacccccctgggcagcctgttccagggctccgtcacccttacagtaaaaaaattttttctgatattcaacttgaacctcctatgctccaatttacacccattaccccttgtcctatcactggtcaccactgagaaaagcctaactccatctccctgacactcaccccttacatatttgaaaacattgatgaggtcacccctcagtctccttttctccaaactaaagagacccagctccctcagcctttcctcataagggagatgttccactcccttaatcatctcagtagctctgcgctggactctttcaagcacttccctgtccttcttgaactgaggggcccagaactggacacaatactccaggtgtggcctcaccaatgcagaatagagggggaggagaacctctcttgacctactaaccaccccctttctaatgcaccccaggatgccattggccttcttggccaccagggcacattgctggctcatggtcattttcttgtctaccaggacccccaggtctctttcacctacactgctctccagcagctcagcccccaacctatactgggacatcgtgttgttcttccccaaatgcaaaactctacacttccccttgttgaatttcatcatgtttctccctgcccaactctccagcctgtctaagtctctctgaatggcagcacagccttctggtgtgtcagccactcctcccagcttagtgtcatcagcaaacttgctgagggtacattccataccctcatccaagtcgttgatgaagatattgaacaacaccggtctGGAGACTgctcatttgcttttcttcaggtgGCCCAATAGAAGCCCATGAAGGTCTAAGCAGTGTTCAGAAAGCCAAGTCTCACCCTGATGTGTATTTGGACCTCTTAGGATCTCTTCCAGTTCCTACTGGAGCCATGAAGAACTGAGCTGGGCTTTGGGGCTTTTAAAGGAGAAGTAGGAGGCAATTTCCCTTTTGAGACATCAAGTGTCTCAAGGTATAGCCACTGGGTAAGATTTGGGAGAAGAAGTAGCAGTAGACTGAGCTGATGCTCAGATACTTCCCTGAGATATGTGAGATATTTaacatttgaggttttttgctttcttgagTTTCCAGATAGCTCCTCACTGCTGTAATAAAACATCTCTGTGTGTTCCAAATACAGCTGGAtgataaggaaaggaaaggaaaggaaaggaaaggaaaggaaaggaaaggaaaggaaaggaaaggaaaggaaaggaaaggaaaggaaaggaaaggaaaggaaaggaaaggaaaggaaaggaaaggaaaggaaaggaaaggaaaggaaaggaaaggaaaggaaaggaaaggaaaggaaaggaaaggaaaggaaaggaaaggaaaggaaaggaaaggaaaggaaagggaaaggagaggagaggagaggagaggagaggagaggagaggagaggagaggagaggagaggagaggagaggagaggagaggagaggagaggagaggagaggaaaagaaaagaaaagaaaagaaaagaaaagaaaagaaaagaaaagaaaagaaaagaaaagaaaagaaaagaaaagaaaagaaaagaaaagaaaagaaaagaaaagaaaagaaaagaaaagaaaagaaaagaaaagaaaagaaaagaaaagaaaagaaaagaaaagaagcagtaTTTAGTTTAGGAGGGGCTGCAGAAGGGAATGAGCTATGGTTTATCTGCACAGAACCAGAGGATATCAGCCCTGATGTCATTAGGAAAGGGATCTCTGGCAACATGTCTGCAGAAGGGAGCTCtgccccctgcctcccccctgCACACATATGGGTTTTCTCAAGAAACAGTTGAGATGGGCCAGGCCTAGGGCTCCTCTTactgattttttgttgtttctgtaGAATAAGGGACCCCAGGGGATTGCGTGTTGGCCTTTAGTGATGCTTTGGTTGCAGGCACTTTGGTCACAGTCCCAATCTCTGCTCTCCATTTGCAGGAGGTCTGGGAGTTACCACCAGACAAGTTTTATCAGAGATCAGGACAATGTCTTTgtaatgctttttcctttttttttttttttttttcttctttttttttttttttttttcctttttctttttttttctggcaaggAGTCCTCCATCCTGGCTGCTGAGAAAgaagcacagggctggggagacCATgctggaaagagagagaaacagctgcCAAGGGCTGGGTGAGGGAAAGTGAAGTGTGAACTTCTAGGAAATGGTACTGGGAAGGTGCAAGGGCTGTGGGGAAGATCAAAGGGTGGCTGGGAAAGATGATCCTGCAAGAAAGCTAATGAAGTGTTTTTaaacagcagctgggaaaggtGAGAAtagagatggggggggggggggaagctgaGGTGGGCATGGGAATGTGCATTTAAaggggattttaattttttttttccttttggctgAGTGCTTGGCACGTGAGTCACTGCTTATTGCCAGGCCCAATGCTGGTGGATCTGCTGGGTGGGAGGTTTTGTTGCTGGCCTCCTGGGAACCTTGTCTGTAAGGGATGAAAAGCCATCACACATGACTGCAGTGAGAACCAACGACCTGCAGGATGCTGACACACTCCAGTTTACCCTCTCCAGAGCTTTTTTGGCTGGCTCTTGGTgtcacagagctgctggtgccCACAGTTATGTGGAGGAGCTGCCAGGATGCCACCTGAAGAGGTCCAGCAATGCCCCTGAGGTGCCACTGAAATGATGGAAAGACAGAAATGTCTCATCTGGAGAAGGGTCAAATCCAGAGAGGTGGAGAGAGTTTTTTGCTTGCTGGCATGATTAATCAGAGAGAATACTTAATGTAATTAGCAAAGACTCTCCAGGGGCTCTGTCTGGAACGAATTCTCTCTGCTCAATGCCTTTGCAGGAGACTGGGCCCACCCCAGTGGAGACTGGGTTAAACTGGGGCAGTCCTCGGTTCCTCTGCTCCAACAGGCAAGAAACCAAGTGGTCACTGCCCCCAGCCTGAGGAGGGCTGGGTTTAGCCACCTGATATAAATCAATGATCCTGCCTCCCTAAACACTTCTAAATTTGCATCTGAAGCCTAAGGAAGGGAGACTTGCTGTCTGTTTGGGCAGTAGGCAGGTGGCCTTTCTAGCTCTTCATCCTGAAGGATGTTCTGATGGTGCCATGATTTCTCTCATCCAGAGAAAACCTGAAGAGGGCTTTGgtttttccttccctgacaAGGGTTTTGGACAACACAGGCAAAGCTGAAATGATTTCTCCAACCTGTCAATGCAAGGTCTGGAACCCAGCACTCCCAAATCTCACCTGGGTGCCCTGACATGAAGGtctctgggtgctggggaggacCTGAAGAGGTCCAGCAATGCCCCTGAGGTGCCACTGAAATGATGGAAAGACAGAAATGTCTCATCTGGAGAAGGGTCAAATCCAGAGAGGTGGAGAGAGTTTTTTTGCTTGCTGGCATGATTAATCAGAGAGAATACTGACAGCTTTTTCCACAGTCCACTCAAAATGATGCAGATTGAGTAGATCTTGCTTTAAACAGCCCACTGTTCTTGCAGCTAATTGCCAGTTTGTGTCTTAACTCAGTGATATCTTCAAAAGACTCTTgacccatttttttaatgaagttccCACTGGGGTTCACACATTAGAGGCAAAGTGTTTGGCACATCCATGCTATTTAAGGGTATATTTAATCCATCCCTttggaaaggcagagaagaCTCCATGACTCAAACCATTACACATCTTCAGTGAAGTCATTTCTACTGCaattaaattgattttcttATTGTCTTGTTTTCCAGGTCAACAATGCAGATCCTAGCCTGGTTcaatttgctgcttctcctcccttgTTTTGGTACCACCAAAACCTGCTTCCTGGCTGCCACTGTGAAGTGGAAAGTTTTGGTCTCTTTGACAGCTTTAGCTTGACCAAAGTGGACTGCAGTGGAATAGGCTCCCACATTGTTCCTGTCCCAATCCCTCTGGATACATCTTACTTGGATCTCTCATCCAACAACCTGGAAACAATCAATGAATCAATGCTCACTGGCCCTGGCTACACCACCTTAGTCAGCCTTGACCTGAGCTACAATAAAATTGCCAAGATTTCCTCCACAACTTTTTCCAGGCTTCGGTATCTGGAGTCTTTGGATCTGAGTCATAACTCTCTGGAAGTCCTTCCCGAGGATTGTTTCTCCAGTTCTCCTCTGGGTGACATAGATTTGAGCAATAACAAACTTTTGGAGATAGGAATGG from Heliangelus exortis chromosome 1, bHelExo1.hap1, whole genome shotgun sequence harbors:
- the TSKU gene encoding tsukushi isoform X1; this encodes MTAVRTNDLQDADTLQFTLSRAFLAGSWCHRAAGAHSYVEELPGCHLKRSSNAPEVNNADPSLVQFAASPPLFWYHQNLLPGCHCEVESFGLFDSFSLTKVDCSGIGSHIVPVPIPLDTSYLDLSSNNLETINESMLTGPGYTTLVSLDLSYNKIAKISSTTFSRLRYLESLDLSHNSLEVLPEDCFSSSPLGDIDLSNNKLLEIGMDIFASKGQGKPLNVDLSNNMLGTITRHREKSIPNIQNLNLSGNRLTAVPNLQGIPLRYLNLDGNPLVKIKKGDFTGLKDLIHLSLSGLHGFGELSPYSFKELPALQVLDLSNNPGLKSLTAEVIFGLNSLQELNLSGTAVATLPKTVLKYLPSIKSITLGKNIQCFKTIKEGQYHRQIGLTKKEILSCHDSHGTVAAAPYVS